One region of Candidatus Electrothrix rattekaaiensis genomic DNA includes:
- the hisC gene encoding histidinol-phosphate transaminase gives MKLNIPKNIADIIPYPPGKPLEELEREYGIKDSIKLASNENPWGPSPKAVAAAQETLNNLHRYPDGSSYHLTQALAEWTGAAPEEIILGNGSNEVIEFLVKAFVRSGDEVITSHPSFLMYQKFVQVRGGTNVVIPLKEMNHDLEAIAAAVTERTKLIFLDNPNNPCATLVGKEDFAVFLRKLPEDVVVVLDEAYIDFVEPEQRIDVLSLIREPEGIPAVVALRTFSKAFGLSGLRAGFGIMHREIASLLHRVRQPFNINLPAQAGALAALSDSEHYEKTINGTAAGREWLSEQVRALGCKPYPSCTNFFLIDVQGDATTLYDAMLYKGVIVRSMKAYGYTNFIRITIGTEQENQRFVAALGDCLKELAYV, from the coding sequence ATGAAACTCAACATCCCGAAAAACATAGCCGACATCATCCCCTATCCCCCAGGCAAACCCCTGGAGGAACTGGAACGCGAATACGGCATTAAAGATTCCATTAAGCTGGCCTCCAACGAAAATCCTTGGGGACCGTCCCCCAAGGCCGTGGCAGCGGCTCAGGAAACCCTGAACAACCTGCACCGCTACCCGGACGGGTCCAGCTACCATCTCACCCAGGCCCTAGCCGAGTGGACAGGTGCGGCCCCGGAAGAGATCATTCTCGGTAACGGCTCCAACGAGGTGATTGAATTCCTGGTCAAGGCCTTTGTCCGGTCCGGCGACGAGGTGATCACCAGCCATCCCTCCTTTCTCATGTACCAGAAATTTGTGCAGGTACGGGGCGGCACCAACGTGGTTATCCCGCTCAAGGAGATGAACCATGATCTGGAGGCCATTGCCGCAGCCGTGACCGAGCGCACCAAGCTCATTTTTCTGGACAATCCCAACAATCCCTGCGCCACCCTGGTCGGCAAGGAGGACTTTGCTGTCTTCCTCCGCAAGCTGCCCGAAGACGTGGTTGTGGTGCTGGATGAAGCCTATATCGACTTTGTCGAGCCAGAACAACGGATTGATGTCCTCTCCCTGATCCGGGAACCGGAGGGCATCCCAGCAGTGGTGGCCCTGCGCACCTTTTCCAAGGCCTTTGGTCTTTCCGGCCTGCGGGCGGGTTTCGGCATCATGCACAGAGAGATCGCCTCTCTGCTCCATCGGGTCCGCCAGCCCTTTAACATCAACCTGCCTGCCCAGGCAGGGGCCTTGGCCGCCCTGAGCGACAGCGAGCATTACGAAAAGACCATCAACGGCACCGCAGCGGGCCGAGAGTGGCTTTCGGAACAAGTCCGCGCCTTGGGCTGCAAACCCTATCCTTCCTGCACCAATTTCTTTCTCATTGATGTGCAGGGCGATGCCACGACCCTCTACGATGCCATGCTCTATAAAGGGGTGATTGTCCGTTCTATGAAGGCCTACGGCTATACCAATTTCATCCGCATCACCATCGGCACGGAGCAGGAGAACCAACGCTTTGTTGCTGCCTTAGGAGATTGTCTCAAGGAGCTGGCTTATGTCTGA
- a CDS encoding desulfoferrodoxin codes for MMTKKNEVYKCPLCGNIVQVLHTGAGELVCCGQPMELMAENTVDAAQEKHIPVVEKTENGYKVTVGSVEHPMEEKHWIEWIELVTDYAVYRADLKPGDAPEAVFCTEADTVTARAYCNLHGLWKS; via the coding sequence ATGATGACCAAAAAGAACGAAGTCTACAAGTGTCCCTTATGCGGAAATATCGTTCAGGTGCTGCATACCGGTGCCGGTGAATTGGTATGCTGCGGTCAGCCTATGGAGCTGATGGCGGAAAACACCGTTGATGCAGCTCAAGAGAAGCACATTCCTGTCGTGGAAAAAACAGAGAACGGGTATAAGGTCACTGTCGGATCTGTTGAGCATCCTATGGAAGAAAAGCATTGGATTGAGTGGATTGAACTGGTGACGGATTATGCTGTTTATCGTGCAGACCTGAAGCCGGGAGATGCACCAGAAGCTGTTTTCTGTACAGAGGCTGATACCGTGACCGCACGGGCCTATTGCAATCTACACGGATTGTGGAAATCATAA
- the tgt gene encoding tRNA guanosine(34) transglycosylase Tgt, whose protein sequence is MPTKNTALSPYTLLHQSSECSARCGQVRTLHGTFDTPIFMPVGTLGTVKAVTPENLEELGAQIILGNTYHLFIRPGHELVRSFGGLHGFMHWDKPILTDSGGFQIFSLKELAKITEEGATFRSHMDGAKLFLSPEKAVEIQEALGSDIMMVLDTCIPYPATLDEAQKATALTTRWAKRCREAQKDTGQLLFGILQGGMYPELRKPAAEELIEIGFDGYAMGGLSVGEPKELMHEMLDASVHLLPDSHPKYLMGVGTPEDLVEGVYRGVDMFDCVMPTRNARNGMLFTSQGRVVIKNSRYREDQRPLDEHCTCYTCRHYSRAYLRHLFQCREILAYQLNSIHNLHYYCTLMAEMRQAIAEDRFLEFRRKFYAQRESPH, encoded by the coding sequence ATGCCTACAAAAAACACCGCTTTATCGCCTTATACCCTTCTGCATCAATCAAGCGAATGCTCGGCCCGTTGCGGTCAGGTGCGTACCCTGCACGGAACCTTTGACACGCCAATTTTCATGCCAGTAGGGACGTTAGGGACGGTTAAGGCGGTTACCCCGGAAAATCTGGAAGAACTTGGGGCGCAGATTATTCTGGGCAACACCTATCATCTTTTTATTCGTCCCGGACATGAATTGGTGCGCAGCTTCGGCGGGCTGCACGGTTTCATGCATTGGGACAAACCCATTCTTACCGACTCCGGCGGCTTTCAGATCTTTAGCCTAAAAGAGCTGGCCAAAATTACCGAAGAGGGTGCTACCTTCCGTTCCCATATGGACGGGGCCAAGCTCTTTCTCAGTCCAGAAAAGGCTGTCGAGATCCAAGAGGCCCTGGGGTCCGACATCATGATGGTACTGGATACCTGCATTCCCTATCCCGCCACCCTGGATGAGGCGCAAAAGGCCACAGCCCTGACAACCCGCTGGGCCAAACGTTGCCGGGAGGCACAAAAGGATACAGGCCAGCTGCTCTTTGGTATTTTGCAAGGGGGGATGTATCCCGAGCTGCGTAAACCCGCTGCTGAAGAGCTGATTGAGATCGGTTTTGACGGCTATGCAATGGGGGGCCTCTCCGTGGGTGAACCAAAAGAGTTGATGCATGAAATGCTGGATGCCTCGGTGCATCTGCTGCCGGACAGCCATCCCAAATACCTCATGGGAGTAGGCACGCCCGAGGATCTGGTCGAGGGCGTTTATCGGGGTGTGGATATGTTTGATTGCGTCATGCCCACCCGCAATGCTCGCAATGGAATGCTCTTTACTTCACAGGGCAGAGTTGTTATAAAAAATAGTCGATATCGGGAAGATCAGCGGCCTTTGGATGAGCACTGCACCTGCTACACCTGCCGTCATTATTCCCGGGCCTATCTGCGTCATCTTTTTCAATGCCGAGAGATCCTGGCGTACCAGTTGAACAGTATTCATAACCTGCATTATTACTGCACGTTGATGGCTGAAATGCGTCAAGCCATTGCAGAAGATCGCTTTTTGGAATTTCGGCGGAAATTTTATGCACAGCGGGAAAGCCCGCATTAA
- a CDS encoding transcriptional repressor, giving the protein MKDILRMTHQRELILEELGNCHNHPTADALYERIKKKLPRISLATVYRNLEILSEAGMIRKLEISGRQKRFDKEIEQHDHVFCVQCRRVDDIKLDQSRLVSLKEGQNQGYKISGCRVEFYGICPKCQTKNQKKLASKGDCNEGCAKGSCKKNALSGRQREVLEVLAKSDDVCANKDIAAVTSLDPKQISCQLTALKKKGFVASPIRCKYEITEAGKAAL; this is encoded by the coding sequence ATGAAAGATATCTTACGAATGACCCACCAGCGTGAATTGATTCTTGAAGAGCTTGGGAATTGCCACAACCATCCTACTGCTGATGCTTTGTACGAGCGAATCAAAAAAAAATTACCACGTATCAGCTTGGCGACAGTATATAGGAATCTTGAGATTTTATCTGAAGCAGGAATGATCAGGAAGCTGGAAATCAGCGGGCGCCAAAAGCGATTTGACAAGGAAATTGAGCAGCACGACCATGTTTTTTGTGTGCAATGTCGTCGTGTTGATGATATTAAGTTAGATCAGAGTCGGTTAGTCTCCTTGAAGGAAGGGCAGAATCAAGGGTATAAGATTTCCGGCTGCCGCGTGGAGTTTTACGGAATTTGTCCGAAATGCCAGACCAAAAATCAGAAGAAACTGGCAAGCAAAGGGGACTGTAACGAGGGGTGCGCAAAGGGTTCTTGTAAAAAGAATGCATTGAGTGGTCGGCAGCGTGAGGTGCTTGAGGTGTTGGCAAAATCAGATGATGTCTGTGCCAATAAAGATATTGCCGCTGTCACCTCGTTGGATCCCAAGCAGATCAGCTGTCAGTTGACCGCACTGAAAAAGAAAGGGTTTGTTGCCAGCCCGATCCGTTGTAAATATGAAATAACAGAAGCTGGAAAAGCAGCACTTTAG
- a CDS encoding tetratricopeptide repeat protein, with product MSKYTVELSPKAYTQRLVIQKKKFLQAVTAAMENNEESKRERLQLVVVSLTESLTFIKQSYKNEVVCRKGALMALDKMQKMLGPLYARAAESVCTKDSTLDAEQILDKVIGKGGKGGAFAAFHSGRLAECRMDFNRAMVRFDKAVELDSANPNYLRAAGLLARKMYQHKKGLVRFMALEKLLASQGKDSVELAKARREVAYSAALFGQHKQADAYYKKVVDSLTKLGGKNHPEMGICWYQIGLLKESQGLYEEAEEPYKKALAIMDKAGDDMILADILDKSARLHMELEGEAEAIPLLERLLKIKKNSPAPDLAGIIIICNNVGEAYRVCGKYEESEKYYKQALAVTQKLRGKMHPAVGSIYQELAKLSERQRKMDVAKQYNEMASAIFQRVMEEQEAATGGEGGGRLTL from the coding sequence GTGTCGAAATATACTGTTGAACTGTCGCCCAAGGCGTATACCCAGCGATTGGTTATCCAGAAAAAGAAATTTCTCCAGGCAGTAACTGCTGCAATGGAAAACAACGAGGAGAGCAAACGGGAACGGCTGCAACTAGTTGTTGTCAGCCTGACGGAGTCCCTGACCTTTATCAAGCAGAGCTATAAAAATGAGGTCGTCTGCCGCAAAGGTGCCCTGATGGCCCTTGACAAGATGCAGAAAATGCTGGGGCCGCTCTATGCCCGTGCCGCAGAAAGCGTGTGTACCAAGGACAGTACCTTGGATGCCGAACAAATCCTTGATAAGGTGATCGGTAAAGGGGGCAAGGGCGGGGCCTTTGCCGCCTTTCACAGTGGTCGCTTGGCAGAATGCCGCATGGATTTCAACCGGGCTATGGTCCGCTTTGACAAGGCTGTCGAGCTGGACAGTGCTAATCCCAACTATCTCCGGGCTGCTGGCCTGCTTGCTCGCAAAATGTACCAGCATAAAAAGGGGTTGGTGCGCTTTATGGCCCTGGAAAAACTGCTTGCCAGCCAGGGCAAGGACTCGGTGGAACTGGCTAAGGCCCGCCGGGAAGTGGCCTACAGCGCAGCCCTGTTCGGGCAGCATAAACAGGCAGATGCCTATTATAAAAAGGTGGTGGACAGTCTGACCAAGCTGGGCGGCAAAAATCATCCTGAAATGGGGATCTGCTGGTACCAGATTGGTCTGCTGAAAGAAAGTCAAGGGCTTTATGAAGAGGCGGAAGAACCCTATAAAAAAGCCTTGGCCATCATGGATAAGGCCGGTGACGATATGATTTTGGCGGATATCCTCGACAAATCGGCCCGCCTGCATATGGAGCTGGAAGGAGAGGCTGAGGCTATCCCTCTGCTTGAGCGGCTTCTCAAGATAAAGAAAAATTCTCCTGCCCCTGACCTCGCCGGCATAATCATCATTTGTAATAACGTTGGGGAAGCATACCGGGTCTGCGGTAAATACGAAGAATCAGAAAAATATTACAAGCAGGCCTTGGCTGTAACTCAAAAGTTACGGGGCAAGATGCATCCAGCTGTGGGCAGTATTTACCAGGAACTGGCCAAGCTCTCTGAGCGGCAACGAAAAATGGATGTGGCAAAACAATACAACGAAATGGCTTCAGCTATTTTTCAACGGGTAATGGAAGAGCAGGAGGCGGCAACAGGGGGCGAAGGAGGAGGGCGGTTGACCTTATAG
- a CDS encoding peroxiredoxin, which yields MSRLVTKQAPDFTATAVMGDGSFKEDFKLSDYRGKYVILFFYPLDFTFVCPSEIIAFDKALSTFHEKNCEVIGVSIDSQFSHWAWRNTPVNNGGIGEIKYPLVADLDKKISRHYGVLLDMGVALRGTFLIDKEGVVRHAVVNDLPLGRSIDEALRMVDALIFHETHGDVCPANWKEGADAMTPTAEGVAEYLSKNAD from the coding sequence ATGAGCAGATTGGTTACAAAGCAGGCCCCTGATTTTACAGCAACTGCGGTTATGGGCGACGGATCATTTAAAGAGGATTTCAAGTTGTCCGATTATCGCGGCAAATACGTTATTCTTTTCTTCTATCCCCTTGATTTTACTTTTGTCTGCCCCTCGGAGATCATCGCCTTTGATAAGGCCTTATCAACGTTTCACGAGAAAAACTGTGAAGTTATCGGCGTTTCCATTGATTCGCAATTCAGTCACTGGGCCTGGAGAAATACCCCTGTTAATAATGGTGGTATAGGTGAGATTAAATATCCTTTGGTCGCGGACCTGGATAAAAAAATATCACGTCATTACGGAGTCCTGCTGGACATGGGAGTCGCCCTGCGAGGAACTTTCCTGATTGATAAGGAAGGTGTTGTTCGGCATGCAGTTGTGAATGATCTGCCCCTTGGTCGTTCTATTGATGAGGCTCTGCGTATGGTTGATGCCCTGATCTTTCATGAAACTCATGGCGATGTTTGCCCGGCCAACTGGAAAGAAGGCGCAGATGCTATGACACCGACAGCAGAAGGGGTAGCGGAATATCTGAGCAAAAACGCTGACTGA
- a CDS encoding fibronectin type III domain-containing protein → MMVGTALETEALETEITLNNQERGKEHEYRVIAVNKAGESEASNTVTAVL, encoded by the coding sequence GTGATGGTCGGTACGGCCCTGGAAACCGAGGCACTGGAAACCGAGATTACCCTGAATAATCAGGAGCGCGGCAAGGAGCACGAGTATCGGGTTATCGCGGTGAACAAGGCAGGCGAGAGTGAAGCGAGTAATACCGTGACTGCGGTGCTTTGA
- a CDS encoding Uma2 family endonuclease produces the protein MTWKKICDSGNLKDLPFKIETNQQGQLLMTPVKVYHSLFQGKIIGLLYAHLRGGEALAECAIRTAKGTKVADVAWASTQRLQRIQNEVECSVAPEICIEVMSSANSEEEMREKRALYFANGAEEVWICDRNGHFTFFLSSEESRTSLLAPNFPESI, from the coding sequence ATGACATGGAAAAAAATATGTGACAGCGGCAACCTGAAAGATTTGCCCTTTAAGATCGAAACCAATCAGCAGGGACAGCTTCTGATGACTCCTGTCAAGGTATACCATTCTCTGTTTCAGGGAAAGATTATTGGTCTGCTGTATGCTCACCTGCGCGGAGGTGAGGCCTTGGCGGAATGCGCGATCCGCACTGCAAAGGGGACTAAAGTCGCTGATGTGGCCTGGGCTTCGACACAACGACTTCAGCGGATTCAAAACGAAGTTGAGTGCTCCGTTGCCCCTGAAATCTGCATTGAGGTGATGTCATCGGCAAACAGCGAAGAGGAAATGCGCGAAAAAAGAGCCTTGTATTTCGCTAACGGCGCGGAGGAAGTCTGGATTTGCGACCGAAATGGGCATTTCACTTTTTTTCTCAGTTCAGAGGAATCGAGAACATCTTTATTGGCCCCGAATTTTCCAGAGAGTATTTAA
- the yajC gene encoding preprotein translocase subunit YajC: MIGVAYAQGTAAAPAGGGIAQFIPLILIFIVFYFLLIRPQQKKAKEQQDFLTNLKKGDKIMTGGGIHGQITGLTDSAVTLEIADGVRVKVHRGYVLAIPPVEEKQAVPAKKG, encoded by the coding sequence ATGATTGGAGTCGCTTACGCGCAGGGAACAGCCGCTGCACCGGCTGGTGGGGGCATTGCCCAGTTTATTCCGCTTATCCTGATTTTTATTGTTTTTTACTTTCTGCTTATCCGTCCCCAGCAGAAAAAGGCCAAGGAGCAGCAGGACTTTCTCACCAACCTGAAAAAAGGGGATAAAATCATGACCGGCGGTGGTATTCACGGGCAGATAACCGGCCTGACCGACAGTGCCGTGACCTTGGAGATCGCAGATGGGGTCAGGGTCAAGGTGCATCGCGGCTATGTTCTTGCTATTCCACCGGTAGAAGAGAAGCAGGCTGTCCCGGCTAAGAAGGGTTGA
- a CDS encoding ferritin family protein, with amino-acid sequence MTALQGSRTEKNILTAFAGESQARNRYSFAAKVAKKEGLVQIANIFEKTAEQERVHAKTLFKLLEGGEVEVQASFPAGTIGTTMENLEAAAAGEEHEYMEMYPDFAKVAKEECFSSIADTFMAIARAEKQHAKQYRAFIANLKEGKVFKRSETVTWYCTKCGFLHESPVAPQKCAACSHPQSYFELLAENW; translated from the coding sequence ATGACCGCATTGCAAGGTTCCAGGACAGAAAAAAATATTCTTACCGCGTTCGCCGGAGAATCCCAGGCCAGAAACCGCTACTCATTTGCGGCAAAAGTAGCCAAGAAGGAAGGGTTGGTGCAGATTGCCAACATCTTTGAAAAAACAGCTGAACAAGAGCGAGTCCACGCCAAGACACTGTTTAAGTTGCTTGAAGGCGGTGAAGTAGAAGTGCAGGCTTCCTTCCCTGCTGGAACCATCGGAACCACAATGGAAAATCTGGAGGCTGCTGCTGCCGGGGAAGAGCACGAGTATATGGAGATGTATCCAGATTTTGCCAAGGTTGCCAAGGAGGAGTGCTTTTCTTCTATTGCCGATACCTTCATGGCCATTGCCAGAGCGGAGAAGCAGCATGCAAAACAGTACCGGGCTTTTATTGCTAACCTTAAAGAAGGCAAAGTTTTTAAGCGTAGCGAAACAGTGACTTGGTATTGTACAAAATGCGGTTTTTTACATGAGAGTCCAGTGGCTCCGCAGAAGTGCGCAGCCTGTTCCCACCCCCAGAGCTATTTCGAGCTTCTTGCTGAAAATTGGTAA
- a CDS encoding flavodoxin domain-containing protein, which produces MNPIELTKNVYWVGAIDWMTRDFHGYSTERGTTYNAYLIIDEKVTLIDTVKEGYRRELMHRIRNIIDPKKIDYMVVNHVEMDHSGVLPEVIREIEPEKVICSKMGHKALMKHFHEADWPYHVVTPGEELSLGEKTLNFIETRMLHWPDSMFTYLKEDQVLFSSDAFGEHLATSERFDDEVNQDVLMYEATKYYANILTLYSPLVKKLIKQVEDMHLPIKMIAPDHGIIWRKNPGKILEAYSRWCVNEGNGKALIIYDSMWHSTEMMAKSIAAGLLDKGISYKLLNLQVNHRSNVMCEVLEASAIILGCPTLNNGMLPRMAGFLMYMRGLRPTNKIGAAFGSFGWSGEAVKLMNTAMTEMNFTLVHKGLKVQYVPEHGHLQECVELGHTVGQALLDIKEGKEVEAVI; this is translated from the coding sequence GTGAATCCCATTGAACTGACAAAAAACGTCTACTGGGTCGGTGCCATTGATTGGATGACCAGAGATTTCCACGGTTATTCCACTGAACGTGGTACGACCTATAATGCCTACCTGATTATCGATGAAAAGGTCACGCTGATTGACACGGTAAAGGAAGGCTACCGTCGTGAGCTGATGCACCGTATTCGTAATATTATTGATCCGAAAAAGATTGATTATATGGTGGTCAATCATGTGGAGATGGACCATTCCGGCGTATTGCCTGAAGTTATTCGGGAGATTGAACCGGAAAAGGTTATCTGCTCAAAAATGGGTCATAAGGCCCTGATGAAACATTTTCACGAGGCAGACTGGCCCTATCATGTTGTCACCCCCGGCGAAGAACTGAGTCTGGGCGAAAAGACTTTGAACTTTATAGAAACCCGGATGCTGCACTGGCCGGATTCCATGTTTACCTACCTGAAAGAGGATCAGGTTCTTTTTTCTAGCGATGCCTTTGGCGAGCATCTTGCAACCAGTGAGCGTTTTGACGACGAGGTCAATCAGGATGTCCTCATGTATGAGGCGACCAAATACTATGCTAATATTCTGACCCTGTATTCGCCGCTTGTGAAAAAGCTGATCAAGCAGGTTGAGGATATGCACCTGCCTATCAAGATGATCGCCCCGGATCACGGCATCATCTGGCGAAAAAATCCTGGAAAAATCCTGGAAGCCTACTCCCGCTGGTGTGTAAACGAGGGCAACGGCAAGGCCTTGATTATTTATGACAGTATGTGGCATTCCACAGAGATGATGGCAAAGTCCATTGCTGCTGGGCTTTTGGATAAAGGGATTAGCTATAAGCTTTTGAACCTTCAGGTTAATCATCGTAGTAATGTTATGTGCGAGGTGCTTGAGGCCAGTGCCATTATTCTCGGGTGTCCGACCCTGAATAACGGCATGCTCCCGAGAATGGCAGGCTTTCTGATGTACATGCGCGGCCTGCGTCCGACTAATAAAATCGGTGCTGCCTTTGGTTCCTTTGGTTGGTCCGGTGAAGCGGTCAAGCTGATGAATACAGCCATGACGGAAATGAATTTCACCTTGGTTCATAAGGGATTAAAGGTGCAGTATGTTCCTGAGCATGGTCATTTGCAGGAATGTGTGGAGCTCGGCCACACTGTGGGGCAGGCCCTGCTTGATATCAAAGAAGGGAAAGAGGTCGAAGCTGTTATCTGA
- a CDS encoding cold-shock protein: MAEGTVKWFNDSKGFGFIEQDGGSDVFVHHSAIKADGFRSLQEGQRVTFDVVDGAKGPAAENVTTQ; encoded by the coding sequence ATGGCAGAAGGAACAGTAAAATGGTTTAACGATTCAAAAGGATTTGGATTTATTGAGCAAGATGGCGGATCAGATGTTTTTGTCCATCATTCGGCAATTAAAGCCGATGGGTTCAGGAGCCTGCAGGAAGGTCAGCGAGTAACTTTTGATGTTGTCGACGGTGCCAAAGGGCCAGCAGCAGAAAATGTTACTACCCAGTAA
- a CDS encoding putative toxin-antitoxin system toxin component, PIN family, giving the protein MRLVIDTNIFFSAFNPKSYYHPIITNIYLKKYSLLVSTPVLLEYEEILQRIFPEELLEQFWLFILSSDNVIFVTPTFNFQLPFADEDDQKFVDCAVCGNAYFLVTNDKHYNMLKDIKFPKVKVIRAVHLLKELSL; this is encoded by the coding sequence GTGAGGCTGGTTATTGACACGAATATATTTTTTTCTGCCTTTAATCCGAAAAGTTATTATCATCCGATAATAACAAATATATACTTGAAGAAGTACAGTTTATTAGTCTCAACCCCCGTTCTGCTTGAATACGAAGAAATTCTACAAAGAATTTTTCCAGAAGAACTGCTGGAACAGTTTTGGCTGTTTATTCTGAGTTCTGATAACGTGATTTTTGTCACTCCTACTTTCAACTTTCAGCTTCCTTTTGCTGATGAAGATGATCAGAAATTTGTTGATTGTGCAGTTTGCGGAAATGCCTATTTTTTGGTCACTAATGATAAACACTATAATATGTTGAAAGATATAAAATTTCCGAAAGTCAAAGTGATCAGGGCGGTGCATTTATTGAAAGAATTGTCACTGTAA
- a CDS encoding metallophosphoesterase — protein MKLSRRQFIRKLGVGAGLTLLGSYPFFIEGKILQVNEYNIPVKGLPSHFNGFRIAHITDVHYGPLVSRAFVQKVVRLANDCAPDVTVCTGDYVHERNGTGQIDIVWPLLAELKAKYGVFSVLGNHDHWADFDRSEYWLNETGQNLRHQSVKIVKGDQEIWLGGSGDLYEDTLQIDTAFRGIPDDTCKILLTHNPDAVDQYYATKINLAIAGHTHGGQVNIPFVGPPILPVHNKMYSSGYVKTSKTNIFISRGIGWAILPVRFNCFPEVAILHLFGI, from the coding sequence ATGAAACTGTCACGGCGTCAATTTATTAGAAAATTAGGCGTTGGTGCCGGGTTAACTCTTCTCGGCAGTTATCCCTTTTTCATTGAAGGTAAAATTCTTCAGGTAAATGAATATAACATTCCGGTAAAAGGCTTACCCTCTCATTTTAACGGGTTCCGAATAGCGCATATAACCGATGTTCATTATGGTCCTCTGGTCAGCAGAGCATTTGTACAAAAGGTTGTCAGGTTGGCAAATGATTGTGCGCCTGATGTTACGGTGTGTACCGGTGACTATGTACATGAAAGAAACGGAACCGGACAGATTGATATTGTCTGGCCTCTACTTGCAGAGCTGAAAGCGAAATATGGAGTTTTTTCAGTTTTGGGGAATCACGATCACTGGGCTGATTTTGATCGATCAGAATATTGGCTGAACGAAACAGGGCAGAATTTACGGCATCAATCTGTAAAGATTGTCAAAGGCGATCAGGAAATATGGCTTGGCGGTTCTGGAGATCTTTATGAAGACACTCTGCAAATTGATACCGCTTTCAGGGGTATTCCCGACGATACATGTAAAATATTGCTGACGCATAATCCGGACGCTGTTGATCAGTATTATGCAACAAAAATTAATTTGGCAATCGCTGGCCATACTCATGGCGGCCAAGTGAATATACCATTTGTCGGCCCTCCAATCTTGCCGGTACATAATAAGATGTACTCAAGCGGCTATGTAAAAACCTCGAAAACAAATATATTTATAAGCAGGGGGATCGGGTGGGCAATTCTTCCTGTACGGTTTAATTGCTTTCCTGAAGTGGCAATATTACATTTGTTTGGCATATAA
- a CDS encoding rubredoxin produces the protein METYTCEVCGYDYDPKVGDPDNNVAPGTAWEQVPDEWTCPVCDAGKDAFEVA, from the coding sequence ATGGAAACATACACTTGCGAGGTCTGCGGGTATGATTATGACCCGAAGGTGGGCGATCCTGATAATAATGTTGCACCCGGGACAGCTTGGGAGCAGGTGCCGGATGAGTGGACTTGTCCGGTCTGCGATGCTGGTAAGGATGCCTTTGAAGTGGCATAA
- the cmk gene encoding (d)CMP kinase, whose product MSEQEQRKTNAETEKLRVVTIDGPSGVGKSTVSRTVAAKLGFTYLDTGAMYRVVGYACAQAGIVVDNPAHQEKLNTLLTELDLRLLPSEKEGDEVRVLLGDEDVSAAIRMPEMSMAASKVSAVPAVRKRLTVMQQEMGQAGGLVADGRDTGTVVFPQAAWKFYLDASPEERCRRRVAQLRRRGQEVDEQETLAQIIERDRNDQERTLAPLVMAEDAVLVDSSHLNADEVVARMLEVVLSG is encoded by the coding sequence ATGTCTGAACAGGAACAGCGGAAAACCAACGCCGAGACAGAGAAGCTGCGGGTCGTCACCATTGACGGCCCCTCCGGGGTGGGCAAATCCACGGTCAGCCGGACAGTGGCGGCAAAGCTGGGTTTTACCTATCTGGACACCGGGGCCATGTACCGGGTTGTGGGCTATGCCTGCGCCCAAGCTGGTATTGTTGTGGATAATCCCGCCCATCAGGAGAAGCTGAATACGCTGCTGACCGAGCTGGACCTCCGCCTCCTCCCCTCAGAAAAGGAGGGCGACGAGGTGCGGGTTTTGCTCGGGGATGAAGATGTCAGCGCAGCCATCCGAATGCCGGAGATGAGCATGGCCGCCTCCAAGGTCTCCGCTGTTCCAGCGGTACGGAAGCGACTGACCGTGATGCAACAGGAGATGGGACAGGCCGGAGGTCTGGTGGCCGATGGACGGGATACCGGCACGGTGGTCTTTCCGCAAGCGGCCTGGAAATTCTACCTGGATGCCTCCCCGGAGGAACGATGCCGCCGCCGGGTGGCCCAACTGCGCAGACGGGGCCAGGAAGTGGATGAGCAGGAAACCCTGGCCCAGATCATTGAACGCGATCGGAATGATCAGGAACGCACCCTTGCCCCGCTGGTCATGGCGGAAGATGCAGTCCTAGTTGATTCCTCCCACCTCAACGCAGATGAGGTTGTCGCCCGGATGCTTGAGGTTGTTTTATCGGGTTGA